Proteins found in one Microbaculum marinisediminis genomic segment:
- a CDS encoding dihydroorotase — MPVWGSPERFEPEKVRPTGFHNVRLIDPSIGRDEIGGLLIDGGRIADVGPHLKAGSFLDGTEVIDGGAKVLAPGLIDMQVFTGEPGFEHRETIASASRAAAAGGVTTMICMPDTDPVIHDVAMVDYVQRLARDTAIVRLLPMGALTRDLAGTEMTEIGLMSAAGAVAFTNGRRAITNAQTMRRVLTYAGDFDALIVHHPEDPDLVGEGVMHEGEMATRLGLKGIPVEAETVMLSRDLKLVGLAGGRYHAAQLSAGRSLTTLRRAKERGIKVTAGVSINNLALNENDIGTYRTFVRLSPPLRSEDDRMALVAALAEGLIDVIVSSHDPHDVETKRHPFAEAEVGAIGLETLLSAALRLHHSGDVPLMRLIDAMSTRPAAILGLEGGSLEMGRPADLVFFDPDEPWIVDAGALSSRSKNTPFEDARMQGRVLRTIVAGRTVYDYGSD; from the coding sequence ATGCCAGTCTGGGGGTCGCCGGAACGCTTCGAGCCGGAAAAGGTCCGTCCGACCGGATTCCACAACGTGCGCCTGATCGATCCGTCAATCGGCCGTGACGAGATCGGCGGCCTGCTGATCGACGGCGGTCGCATCGCCGATGTGGGGCCGCATCTGAAGGCCGGTTCCTTTCTCGACGGCACCGAGGTGATCGACGGCGGGGCCAAGGTGCTGGCGCCCGGCCTCATCGACATGCAGGTCTTTACCGGCGAGCCGGGTTTCGAGCACCGCGAGACGATCGCTTCGGCGAGCCGGGCCGCCGCGGCCGGCGGCGTCACCACGATGATCTGCATGCCGGACACCGATCCGGTGATCCACGATGTCGCCATGGTGGACTACGTCCAGCGGCTGGCGCGGGATACCGCCATCGTCCGGCTGCTGCCGATGGGTGCGCTGACCAGGGATCTCGCAGGCACCGAGATGACCGAGATCGGCCTGATGTCGGCGGCCGGCGCGGTCGCCTTCACCAACGGGCGGCGGGCGATCACCAACGCCCAGACCATGCGCCGGGTGCTCACCTACGCGGGCGATTTCGACGCGCTCATCGTCCATCACCCCGAAGATCCCGATCTCGTCGGCGAAGGTGTCATGCACGAGGGCGAGATGGCGACGCGCCTCGGCCTGAAGGGCATTCCGGTCGAGGCCGAAACGGTGATGCTGTCGCGCGATCTCAAGCTCGTCGGCCTCGCGGGCGGGCGCTATCACGCCGCCCAGCTGTCCGCCGGCCGCTCGCTGACGACGCTGCGCCGCGCCAAGGAGCGCGGCATCAAGGTCACCGCAGGCGTGTCGATCAACAATCTGGCGCTGAACGAAAACGACATCGGCACCTACCGCACCTTCGTCAGGCTGTCGCCGCCGCTGCGCTCCGAGGACGACCGCATGGCGCTCGTCGCGGCGCTGGCCGAAGGGCTGATCGACGTCATCGTTTCCAGCCACGATCCGCACGACGTCGAGACAAAGCGGCATCCGTTCGCGGAGGCCGAGGTCGGCGCGATCGGCCTGGAGACGCTCCTGTCGGCGGCCCTGCGCTTGCACCATTCCGGCGACGTCCCGCTCATGCGCCTGATCGACGCCATGTCGACGCGGCCGGCGGCGATCCTCGGTCTGGAAGGCGGCAGCCTGGAAATGGGGCGGCCGGCCGATCTCGTGTTCTTCGATCCGGACGAGCCGTGGATCGTCGATGCCGGCGCGCTGTCGTCGCGCTCGAAGAACACGCCGTTCGAGGATGCGCGCATGCAGGGCCGCGTCCTGCGCACCATCGTTGCCGGACGCACGGTCTACGACTACGGTTCGGACTGA
- the topA gene encoding type I DNA topoisomerase, with the protein MQVVIVESPAKAKTINKYLGGDYHVLASFGHIRDLPSKDGSVQPDQDFEMTWEVDPKKSKQVSEIASAVKSADRVILATDPDREGEAISWHVLEVLRRRGVLKDKPVDRVVFNAVTKQAVLDAIAHPREIDGPLVEAYLARRALDYLVGFTLSPVLWRKVPGARSAGRVQSVALRIVCDREAEIESFVPREYWTVIAGLNSQGNAFDARLVTADGKKIERLTIGTGAEAEALKAALEQSGYAVRSVEKKPVKRHPYAPFTTSTLQQEASRKLGFTADRTMRTAQRLYEGINLGGETVGLITYMRTDGVEIVPEAINAARGVIAQDYGDRYLPASPRIYKTKAKNAQEAHEAIRPTDLNRRPADVRRALDEDQARLYELIWKRTLASQMESAELERTTVDIEATAPDGKRYGLRAVGTVQRFDGFLTLYQETADDDSDNEEDRRLPAMKDGESLDLEKISATQHFTEPPPRFTEATLIKRLEELGIGRPSTYAATLKVLGDREYVRLDKRRLIPEPKGRIVTAFLEGFFKRYVEYDFTASLEEKLDRISNGEIGWRDVLREFWRDFATEIEATSELKTSEVFEALNDILGPYVFPPKEDGSDARACPSCEGGRLSIKRGKNGPFIGCSNYPDCRYTRDLTTPGDGDGAEALVNGQRVLGVDPETNQEVSLRTGRFGPYVQLGEAPDGEKPKRASLPKGVDAASVDLERALSYLSLPREVGIHPESGKPITAGIGRYGPFVLHDGTYANLESADEVFTVGLNRAVTLIAEKQQRGGRRGAAATIKALGDNADFGAVEVKAGRYGPYVTNGKINATLPKGTDPEGVTMELAAELLAAKAEKGGGKKPKRAKKKASPKS; encoded by the coding sequence ATGCAGGTTGTCATCGTCGAGTCCCCGGCGAAAGCAAAAACGATCAACAAGTATCTCGGCGGCGACTACCACGTCCTGGCGTCCTTCGGACATATCCGCGACCTGCCGTCGAAAGACGGCTCGGTTCAGCCGGATCAGGACTTCGAAATGACCTGGGAGGTCGATCCGAAGAAGTCCAAGCAGGTCTCCGAGATCGCAAGCGCCGTGAAGTCGGCCGATCGCGTCATCCTCGCCACCGACCCGGATCGCGAGGGCGAGGCGATTTCCTGGCACGTGCTGGAGGTCCTGCGCCGAAGGGGCGTCTTGAAGGACAAACCCGTCGACCGGGTGGTTTTCAACGCCGTCACCAAGCAGGCGGTGCTCGATGCCATCGCCCATCCCAGGGAGATCGACGGGCCGCTCGTCGAGGCCTATCTCGCCCGGCGCGCGCTCGACTATCTCGTCGGCTTCACCCTGTCGCCGGTGCTGTGGCGGAAGGTTCCCGGCGCGCGCTCGGCCGGGCGCGTTCAGTCGGTCGCGCTGCGGATCGTCTGCGACCGCGAAGCCGAGATCGAATCGTTCGTCCCGCGGGAATACTGGACCGTCATCGCCGGCCTGAATTCGCAGGGCAACGCCTTCGACGCCCGGCTCGTCACCGCCGACGGCAAGAAGATCGAGCGGCTGACGATCGGGACCGGCGCCGAAGCCGAAGCGCTGAAGGCGGCGCTGGAGCAGTCAGGCTACGCGGTCCGCTCGGTCGAGAAGAAGCCGGTCAAGCGCCATCCCTACGCGCCGTTCACGACCTCGACGCTGCAGCAGGAAGCCTCCCGCAAGCTCGGCTTCACCGCCGACCGCACCATGCGCACCGCCCAGCGGCTGTACGAGGGCATCAACCTGGGCGGCGAGACCGTCGGCCTGATCACCTACATGCGTACCGACGGCGTCGAGATCGTGCCGGAGGCAATCAACGCGGCGCGCGGCGTCATCGCCCAGGATTACGGCGACCGCTACCTGCCCGCCTCGCCGCGCATCTACAAGACCAAGGCGAAGAACGCACAGGAGGCCCACGAGGCGATCCGGCCGACCGACCTGAACCGACGCCCGGCCGACGTGCGCCGCGCACTCGACGAGGACCAGGCCCGCCTCTACGAGCTGATCTGGAAGCGGACCCTGGCCAGCCAGATGGAATCGGCGGAACTGGAACGCACCACCGTCGACATCGAGGCGACCGCGCCGGACGGAAAGCGCTACGGCCTGCGCGCGGTGGGCACGGTGCAGCGGTTCGACGGCTTCCTCACGCTCTATCAGGAGACCGCCGACGACGACTCCGATAACGAGGAAGACCGTCGCCTGCCGGCCATGAAGGACGGCGAAAGCCTCGACCTCGAGAAGATATCGGCGACCCAGCATTTCACCGAGCCGCCGCCGCGCTTCACCGAGGCGACGCTGATCAAGCGGCTCGAGGAGCTGGGTATCGGGCGGCCGTCGACCTATGCGGCGACGCTCAAAGTCCTGGGCGACCGCGAATACGTGCGCCTCGACAAGCGCCGGTTGATCCCCGAGCCGAAGGGCCGCATCGTCACGGCGTTCCTCGAAGGCTTCTTCAAGCGCTACGTCGAGTACGACTTCACCGCGAGCCTGGAGGAGAAGCTCGACCGCATCTCCAACGGCGAGATCGGCTGGCGCGACGTGTTGCGCGAATTCTGGCGCGATTTCGCCACCGAGATCGAGGCGACGAGCGAGCTGAAGACCTCCGAGGTCTTCGAGGCGCTCAACGACATTCTCGGTCCCTATGTCTTCCCGCCGAAGGAAGACGGCTCCGACGCACGCGCCTGCCCGTCCTGCGAGGGCGGCCGGCTGTCGATCAAGCGCGGCAAGAACGGCCCGTTCATCGGCTGCTCGAACTATCCCGACTGCCGCTATACCCGCGATCTCACGACGCCGGGCGACGGCGATGGCGCCGAGGCGCTGGTCAACGGACAGCGGGTCCTCGGCGTCGATCCGGAAACGAATCAGGAGGTTTCCCTCCGCACCGGGCGGTTCGGTCCCTACGTTCAGCTCGGCGAGGCGCCCGACGGCGAGAAGCCGAAGCGGGCCAGCCTGCCGAAGGGCGTCGATGCGGCATCCGTCGATCTGGAGCGGGCGCTGTCCTACCTGTCGCTGCCGCGCGAAGTCGGCATTCATCCGGAATCGGGCAAGCCGATCACCGCCGGCATCGGCCGCTACGGTCCCTTCGTCCTGCACGACGGCACCTACGCCAATCTGGAATCGGCGGACGAGGTGTTCACCGTCGGGCTCAACCGGGCGGTGACGCTGATCGCCGAGAAGCAGCAGCGCGGCGGGCGACGCGGCGCCGCGGCCACGATCAAGGCGCTCGGCGACAACGCCGATTTCGGCGCGGTAGAGGTGAAAGCCGGCCGCTACGGCCCATATGTAACCAACGGCAAGATCAACGCGACGCTGCCCAAGGGCACCGACCCGGAAGGCGTGACGATGGAGCTTGCCGCCGAATTGCTCGCTGCCAAGGCTGAAAAGGGCGGCGGCAAGAAACCCAAACGGGCCAAGAAGAAGGCATCCCCGAAAAGCTAG
- a CDS encoding aspartate carbamoyltransferase catalytic subunit — protein sequence MATTHQPRPIAFPHRHLLGIDQLSPVEISGLLDLADGFVDINRQVEKKLSTLRGRTQINLFFEASTRTQSSFELAGKRLGADVMNMSVGSSSVKKGETLLDTAVTLHAMHPDLIVVRHHAAGAVELLARKVGCSVVNAGDGAHEHPTQALLDALTIRRHKGALQGLIVAICGDVLHSRVARSNILLLNAMGARVRVVAPSTLLPAAIDRIGVEVHRDIRSGIRDADVVMMLRLQRERMSGAFVPSVREYFHYFGLDAAKLTLARPDALVMHPGPMNRGVEIDSDVADGPQSVIREQVEMGVAVRMAVLEALASNLPNA from the coding sequence ATGGCCACCACGCACCAACCCCGCCCGATCGCGTTTCCGCATCGCCACCTGCTTGGCATCGACCAGCTTTCGCCGGTCGAGATCTCGGGCCTGCTCGATCTCGCCGACGGCTTCGTCGATATCAACCGGCAGGTGGAAAAGAAGCTGTCGACGTTGCGCGGGCGCACCCAGATCAACTTGTTCTTCGAAGCCTCCACCCGGACGCAGAGCTCGTTCGAGCTCGCGGGCAAGCGGCTTGGCGCCGACGTCATGAACATGTCGGTCGGCTCGTCTTCGGTGAAGAAGGGCGAAACGCTGCTGGATACGGCGGTGACGCTGCACGCCATGCATCCCGACCTGATCGTCGTGCGCCATCACGCCGCCGGCGCGGTGGAGTTGCTGGCCCGGAAGGTCGGGTGCTCCGTCGTCAATGCCGGCGACGGCGCGCACGAGCATCCGACGCAGGCTCTGCTCGACGCCCTGACCATCCGACGCCACAAGGGTGCCCTCCAGGGCTTGATCGTAGCCATCTGCGGCGATGTCCTGCACAGCCGGGTCGCCCGCTCGAACATCCTGCTGCTCAATGCCATGGGCGCCCGGGTGCGCGTCGTCGCCCCGTCGACCCTGCTGCCGGCGGCGATCGACCGGATCGGCGTCGAGGTCCATCGCGACATCCGTTCCGGCATCAGGGACGCGGACGTGGTGATGATGCTGCGGCTCCAGCGTGAGCGCATGAGCGGCGCCTTCGTGCCGTCGGTGCGCGAGTATTTCCACTATTTCGGCCTCGACGCCGCCAAGCTGACGCTCGCCAGGCCGGACGCGCTGGTGATGCATCCCGGACCGATGAACCGCGGTGTCGAGATCGACAGCGACGTCGCCGACGGCCCGCAGAGCGTCATCCGCGAGCAGGTCGAGATGGGCGTGGCGGTCCGCATGGCGGTGCTCGAGGCGCTCGCCAGCAACCTTCCGAACGCGTGA
- the plsY gene encoding glycerol-3-phosphate 1-O-acyltransferase PlsY, which yields MPDPISWSLALPYLLAALLFGYLLGSIPFGLIFTRMAGLGDVRAIGSGNIGATNVLRTGRKGLAAATLLADALKGTVAVLVAAQWGPDTAILAGFGAFVGHLFPVWLKFKGGKGVATYLGVLLGLYWPAMLIFAAMWLVTAFVSRYSSLSALVASALTPFVLVLSGEWQAAELFAVLTALLFIAHRANIQRLVSGTEGRIGGAKS from the coding sequence ATGCCCGATCCGATCAGTTGGAGCCTCGCCCTGCCCTATTTGCTGGCGGCCCTGCTGTTCGGCTACCTGCTGGGCTCTATCCCGTTCGGGCTGATCTTCACCCGCATGGCGGGGCTCGGCGATGTACGCGCGATCGGGTCCGGCAATATCGGGGCGACCAACGTGCTGCGCACCGGGCGCAAGGGGCTAGCGGCGGCAACGCTGCTGGCGGATGCGCTGAAAGGCACCGTCGCGGTGCTGGTCGCCGCCCAATGGGGGCCGGATACGGCGATTTTGGCCGGTTTCGGCGCTTTCGTCGGCCATCTATTCCCGGTCTGGCTCAAGTTCAAGGGCGGCAAGGGCGTCGCGACCTATCTCGGCGTGCTGCTTGGCCTCTACTGGCCGGCCATGCTGATCTTCGCCGCCATGTGGCTCGTGACCGCATTCGTCTCGCGCTATTCGTCCCTGTCGGCGCTGGTCGCCAGCGCGCTGACGCCGTTCGTGCTCGTCCTGTCGGGCGAGTGGCAGGCAGCGGAGCTGTTCGCCGTCCTGACCGCGCTGCTGTTCATCGCCCATCGCGCCAATATCCAGCGGCTGGTCAGCGGCACAGAGGGCCGGATCGGCGGCGCCAAGTCGTGA
- the dprA gene encoding DNA-processing protein DprA, with amino-acid sequence MTGTGGSRQATLTDAQKLDWLRLLRSENVGPATFRALVNRFGSAAAAIDALPDLSARGGLRRRIKVCSRADAEREIETAARLGATLVAWGEPGYPKRLSDTEGGPPLLYAAGRLDVTHMPTVAIVGSRNCSALGRRLVSTLAHDLGAEGFAVVSGLARGIDAAAHQASVRTGTIAILAGGHGHIYPAEHGDLANAIKADGALITEMPPYWIARAKDFPRRNRIISGASYGVVIVEAAARSGSLITARFALEQGREVFAVPGSPLDPRADGTNRLIRDGATLTRNAEDVLEVLRPMLGLFAPPVAPLGEPEDGRPVSADIDDSDRRRVIDAIGPSPVAIDDILRLTGLSHGQLMLALIELELAGRIERHAGQRVSLL; translated from the coding sequence GTGACCGGCACGGGCGGCAGTCGGCAGGCAACGCTGACTGACGCGCAGAAGCTCGACTGGCTGCGTCTCCTTCGCTCCGAAAATGTCGGCCCGGCGACGTTCCGGGCCCTCGTCAACCGCTTCGGCAGCGCCGCTGCGGCAATTGACGCCCTACCCGACCTGTCCGCCCGCGGCGGGCTGAGGCGCCGCATCAAGGTGTGCTCGCGCGCCGATGCCGAGCGGGAGATAGAGACGGCGGCACGTCTCGGCGCGACGCTGGTGGCCTGGGGCGAGCCGGGCTATCCGAAACGGCTCTCCGATACCGAGGGCGGACCGCCGCTGCTCTACGCGGCAGGGCGCCTCGACGTCACCCACATGCCGACGGTGGCGATCGTGGGATCGCGCAATTGCTCGGCGCTCGGCCGGCGCCTCGTCTCTACCCTGGCGCACGATCTCGGCGCGGAAGGCTTCGCGGTCGTCTCCGGCCTTGCCCGCGGCATCGATGCCGCCGCGCACCAGGCCTCGGTCAGGACCGGCACGATCGCGATCCTCGCCGGCGGGCACGGCCACATCTATCCAGCCGAACACGGCGATCTCGCCAACGCGATCAAGGCCGACGGCGCGCTGATCACCGAGATGCCGCCTTACTGGATCGCGCGCGCAAAGGATTTTCCCCGCCGCAACCGGATCATCTCCGGCGCCTCATACGGCGTCGTCATCGTCGAGGCCGCGGCGCGCTCGGGGTCGCTAATCACGGCGCGATTCGCGCTGGAGCAGGGCCGCGAGGTCTTCGCGGTACCCGGCTCGCCGCTGGACCCGCGGGCGGACGGAACCAACAGGCTGATCCGCGACGGCGCCACATTGACGCGCAACGCCGAGGACGTCCTGGAGGTGCTGCGCCCAATGCTCGGGCTGTTCGCCCCGCCGGTCGCCCCGCTCGGCGAACCGGAGGACGGTCGGCCGGTCTCCGCCGATATCGATGATTCCGACCGGCGCCGGGTCATCGACGCGATCGGTCCGAGTCCGGTCGCCATCGACGATATCCTGCGGCTGACCGGGCTCTCACACGGACAATTGATGCTGGCGCTGATCGAGCTGGAACTCGCCGGCCGCATCGAGCGGCACGCCGGGCAACGGGTGTCGCTGCTCTAG
- a CDS encoding class I SAM-dependent methyltransferase: MNSRPSDRIANYVADLPLDPGLRVLEIGCGPGVAAREVARRIGDGKVVAIDRSAKAIGIATQSSATEIEAGRLELRTVAIEHFALEDGEEPFDLAFAMRVGALDGRHPAAGKLAMVRLKAALKPDGLLFIDDREPIKGREIRT, translated from the coding sequence ATGAACAGCAGACCATCCGACAGAATCGCTAACTACGTCGCGGACCTCCCGCTGGATCCGGGACTTCGCGTGCTTGAGATCGGCTGCGGCCCGGGCGTTGCCGCGCGCGAAGTCGCCCGGCGGATCGGCGACGGCAAGGTCGTGGCGATAGATCGCTCCGCCAAGGCCATCGGGATCGCGACCCAATCGTCAGCAACCGAAATCGAGGCCGGGCGACTGGAATTGCGAACCGTCGCGATCGAGCATTTCGCGCTTGAAGACGGCGAAGAGCCATTCGATCTGGCCTTTGCCATGCGGGTCGGCGCGCTGGACGGTCGTCATCCGGCGGCCGGAAAACTCGCGATGGTGCGGCTGAAGGCCGCCCTCAAGCCGGACGGGCTCTTGTTCATAGACGACCGCGAACCGATCAAGGGACGCGAGATCCGGACCTGA
- the rnr gene encoding ribonuclease R, giving the protein MAKRRGGASDQGLPSREAILEFLRDHPGRAGKREIARAFGVKSADRIALKRLLRDMEDDGQIEGRRKRVQRAGHMAPVEELEITGRDRDGELIAAPTDWDEALHGAAPSVLILPDRSRKSRMPVPGVGDRVMARVREVVDETGATHHEGKVVRILDRRPRTVIGVFTPRPGGGGVVHSVDKKERRDLTVAPEDTGDARKDDLVAVEIRKSTRFGPPRAVVREVVGDMKSEKAVSQIALLTHGIPQPFADDVIAEAEAATPAAMAGREDLRSLPLVTIDPADAKDHDDAVHAAPDADPDNKGGFVVTVAIADVAWYVRPNGALDRSARERGNSVYFPDRVVPMLPEQLSADLCSLKENQDRPVLACEMAIAPDGRVRRHRFLRAMVRVAANIDYRQTQAAIDGQTDEQTGPLLDTVLKPLWDAYRAVAKARDARAPLELEIPERKLILDKTGHVARVLVPERLESHKLIEVFMILANVAAAETLEKKHTPLIYRVHDSPSPEKLAALADFLATIGLKLPKAGVLLPHHFNGILAKVEGTENERLVHEVVLRSQAQAEYTPENFGHFGLNLRRYAHFTSPIRRYADLIVHRALIRALDLGKDGLSDRTIADLDEISAHISATERRAMAAERETVDRLIADFLADRVGARFHGTVTGVTKSGLFVRLDDTGADGFIPASTLGADYFRFDEAGRRMVGERTGEAFTLGDPCEVKLVEAVPLAGALRFEIVSEGKYVSIRPGRKAGGRARSGGGARARKQGKR; this is encoded by the coding sequence ATGGCAAAACGCCGTGGCGGCGCGTCCGATCAAGGACTGCCGAGCCGCGAGGCGATCCTCGAGTTCCTGCGCGACCATCCCGGACGGGCTGGCAAGCGTGAGATTGCGCGCGCCTTCGGCGTCAAGTCGGCCGATCGCATCGCCCTGAAGCGCCTGCTCAGGGACATGGAAGACGACGGCCAGATCGAGGGCCGCCGCAAGCGCGTCCAGCGGGCCGGCCACATGGCGCCGGTCGAGGAACTGGAGATCACCGGCCGCGACCGGGACGGCGAGCTGATCGCCGCCCCGACCGACTGGGACGAGGCGCTGCACGGCGCCGCGCCGTCGGTCCTGATCCTGCCCGACCGCAGCCGCAAGTCACGCATGCCGGTGCCCGGCGTCGGCGACCGGGTGATGGCGCGCGTGCGCGAGGTCGTCGACGAGACCGGCGCCACGCACCACGAGGGCAAGGTCGTTCGCATCCTCGACCGGCGGCCGCGCACGGTGATCGGCGTGTTCACGCCGCGCCCGGGTGGCGGCGGCGTCGTCCATTCGGTCGACAAGAAGGAGCGGCGCGACCTGACCGTCGCCCCGGAGGATACCGGCGACGCCCGCAAGGACGACCTGGTCGCCGTGGAGATCCGCAAGAGCACGCGCTTCGGGCCGCCACGGGCGGTGGTGCGCGAGGTCGTCGGCGACATGAAGAGCGAGAAGGCCGTCAGCCAGATCGCCCTCCTGACGCATGGCATTCCCCAGCCCTTCGCCGACGACGTCATCGCCGAAGCCGAGGCCGCCACACCGGCGGCGATGGCCGGACGCGAGGACCTGCGTAGTCTTCCCCTCGTTACCATCGATCCGGCCGACGCCAAGGACCACGACGACGCGGTGCACGCGGCCCCCGACGCCGATCCCGACAACAAGGGCGGCTTCGTCGTCACCGTCGCGATCGCCGATGTCGCCTGGTACGTGCGACCCAACGGCGCGCTCGACCGGTCGGCGCGCGAACGCGGCAACTCGGTCTATTTTCCCGACCGGGTGGTGCCGATGCTGCCCGAGCAGCTGTCGGCCGACCTGTGCTCGCTGAAGGAAAACCAGGACCGGCCCGTGCTCGCCTGCGAAATGGCGATCGCGCCCGATGGCCGGGTCAGGCGGCATCGCTTCCTCCGGGCGATGGTCCGCGTCGCCGCCAATATCGACTACCGGCAGACCCAGGCGGCGATCGACGGCCAGACGGACGAACAAACCGGTCCGCTTCTCGATACCGTTCTGAAGCCCCTGTGGGACGCCTATCGGGCCGTCGCCAAGGCGCGGGACGCGCGCGCGCCGCTGGAGCTCGAGATCCCCGAGCGCAAGCTGATCCTCGACAAGACCGGTCATGTCGCCCGCGTGCTCGTTCCCGAGCGTCTGGAAAGCCACAAGCTGATCGAGGTCTTCATGATCCTCGCCAACGTGGCCGCAGCCGAGACGCTGGAAAAGAAGCACACGCCGCTGATCTACCGCGTGCACGACTCGCCGTCGCCGGAGAAGCTCGCCGCCCTCGCCGACTTCCTGGCGACGATCGGCCTGAAGCTACCCAAGGCGGGCGTCCTGCTGCCGCACCATTTCAACGGCATCCTGGCGAAGGTCGAAGGCACCGAGAACGAGCGGCTCGTCCACGAAGTGGTGCTGCGCAGTCAGGCGCAGGCCGAGTACACGCCGGAGAACTTCGGCCATTTCGGCCTCAATCTGCGGCGCTACGCGCATTTCACCTCGCCGATCCGGCGATACGCGGACCTGATCGTGCATCGGGCATTGATCCGGGCGCTCGATCTCGGCAAGGACGGCCTGAGCGACCGGACGATCGCGGATCTCGACGAAATATCCGCCCATATTTCCGCGACAGAACGCCGCGCCATGGCGGCCGAGCGTGAAACCGTCGACCGGCTGATCGCGGATTTCCTGGCCGATCGGGTCGGCGCCCGCTTCCACGGCACGGTCACCGGCGTCACCAAATCGGGCCTGTTCGTGAGGCTCGACGATACCGGCGCGGACGGTTTTATACCGGCCTCGACGCTGGGCGCGGACTATTTCCGTTTCGACGAAGCGGGCCGACGAATGGTCGGCGAGCGCACCGGCGAGGCGTTCACACTCGGCGATCCTTGCGAGGTCAAGCTCGTCGAGGCGGTGCCGCTGGCCGGCGCGCTGCGGTTTGAGATCGTGAGTGAAGGCAAGTATGTAAGTATCAGACCCGGCCGCAAGGCGGGCGGCCGTGCCCGTTCGGGGGGCGGTGCAAGAGCGAGGAAACAGGGAAAACGATGA
- a CDS encoding DUF983 domain-containing protein: MSEAHPTTWTQDGSALPPRPVADAMLRGLRMRCPACGGGSIFRAYLKVNDACPTCGEALHHHRADDAPPYFTIVIVGHIVVPLVLTVERMFAPAIWLQASVWTLITVALCMMLLPPIKGALVGLQWANYMHGFDPRSGGREDWDGMSRDTLSSPAPAPAAKS; encoded by the coding sequence ATGAGCGAAGCCCACCCCACCACGTGGACCCAGGACGGTAGCGCGCTGCCGCCCCGGCCGGTTGCCGACGCGATGCTGCGCGGCCTCAGGATGCGCTGCCCGGCCTGCGGCGGCGGTTCGATCTTTCGTGCCTACCTGAAAGTCAACGATGCCTGCCCGACCTGCGGCGAGGCCCTGCATCATCACCGTGCCGACGACGCCCCGCCCTATTTCACCATCGTCATCGTGGGACACATCGTCGTTCCGCTGGTGCTGACCGTGGAGCGGATGTTCGCACCGGCGATCTGGCTGCAGGCCTCCGTCTGGACCCTGATCACGGTCGCTCTGTGCATGATGCTGTTGCCGCCGATCAAGGGCGCGTTGGTTGGCCTGCAGTGGGCCAACTACATGCACGGCTTCGATCCGCGGTCGGGCGGACGCGAGGACTGGGACGGCATGAGCCGAGACACATTGTCATCCCCAGCCCCGGCCCCTGCCGCCAAGTCATGA